A genome region from Cucurbita pepo subsp. pepo cultivar mu-cu-16 chromosome LG02, ASM280686v2, whole genome shotgun sequence includes the following:
- the LOC111788410 gene encoding heavy metal-associated isoprenylated plant protein 30-like: protein METVEFKVDMVGIHEKRLRKCLYKLKGVEKVEVDANSQKVAVTSYIHRNKILKAMRRSGLKADFWSAQNELLNAYAATYGAFRFCSYNTLF from the exons ATGGAG ACAGTTGAGTTCAAAGTAGATATGGTCGGAATCCACGAGAAAAGGCTCAGGAAATGTCTGTACAAATTGAAAG GTGTGGAGAAGGTGGAGGTGGACGCGAACAGCCAGAAGGTGGCGGTGACCAGCTACATTCACCGGAACAAGATACTGAAAGCGATGAGGAGAAGTGGTCTGAAAGCCGATTTCTGGTCGGCCCAAAACGAGCTTCTTAATGCATACGCCGCCACTTATGGAGCCTTCAGATTCTGCTCCTACAACACCTTGTTCTAG
- the LOC111788409 gene encoding cysteine protease XCP2 produces the protein MALPNSLLLALCMCVFVVASCGKDFSIVGYSAEDLTSMDKLIELFEEWISKHGKIYETIEEKWNRFEVFKDNLKHIDETNKKVSSYWLGLNEFADLTHQEFQKMYLGLKVESSRTGQSQEEFTYKDVVDLPKSVDWRKKGAVTRVKNQGSCGSCWAFSTVAAVEGINKIVAGNLTSLSEQELVDCDRPYNNGCHGGLMDYAFSFIVSSGGLHKEEDYPYLEEESTCENKKGELEVVTISGYKDVPENNEGSLIKALAHQPLSVAIEASGRDFQFYSGGIFDGPCGTELDHGVAAVGYGSSKGVDYIIVKNSWGPKWGEKGFIRMKRNTGKPAGLCGINKMASYPTKNK, from the exons ATGGCTCTGCCTAACTCACTGCTTCTAGCGCTATGCATGTGCGTTTTTGTCGTCGCAAGTTGTGGGAAGGACTTTTCAATCGTGGGTTACTCAGCAGAAGACTTAACTTCCATGGATAAACTTATTGAGCTCTTTGAAGAATGGATATCAAAGCACGGCAAGATTTATGAGACCATCGAAGAAAAGTGGAATAGATTTGAGGTGTTTAAAGACAACTTGAAGCACATTGatgaaacaaacaagaaagtGAGTAGTTATTGGCTTGGACTCAATGAGTTTGCTGATTTGACCCACCAAGAGTTCCAAAAGATGTATCTTGGACTGAAAGTTGAGTCGTCTCGAACAGGGCAATCCCAAGAAGAGTTCACCTACAAGGATGTTGTAGATTTGCCCAAGTCGGtggattggagaaagaaaggagCTGTGACTCGTGTCAAGAACCAAGGTTCATGTG GTAGCTGCTGGGCATTTTCCACTGTTGCTGCAGTTGAGGGGATAAATAAGATTGTTGCTGGAAATTTGACTTCGTTATCAGAGCAGGAACTAGTTGATTGCGATAGACCTTATAACAATGGGTGCCATGGGGGCCTCATGGACTACGCATTCTCTTTTATTGTCTCTAGTGGTGGACTTCACAAGGAAGAAGACTACCCTTATCTCGAGGAAGAAAGCACTTGCGAGAACAAAAAG GGGGAACTGGAGGTAGTGACAATCTCTGGCTATAAGGACGTACCAGAGAACAATGAAGGCAGCCTCATAAAGGCATTGGCACACCAGCCACTCAGCGTGGCCATAGAAGCTtcaggaagagatttccaatTCTACAGCGGG GGCATTTTCGACGGACCCTGTGGAACAGAGCTTGATCATGGAGTCGCAGCCGTTGGATATGGATCATCAAAGGGAGTGGACTACATCATTGTGAAGAACTCGTGGGGACCCAAATGGGGAGAGAAGGGATTTATAAGAATGAAGAGGAACACTGGGAAGCCTGCAGGGCTGTGTGGAATCAATAAAATGGCTTCCTATCCTACTAAAAATAAGTGA
- the LOC111789055 gene encoding protein CUP-SHAPED COTYLEDON 3-like: MMAMEQILSELNGEELNEQGLPPGFRFHPTDEELITFYLASKVFKGSFCGVEIAEVDLNRCEPWELPDVAKMGEREWYFYSLRDRKYPTGLRTNRATGAGYWKATGKDREVYSASNGSLLGMKKTLVFYRGRAPRGEKTKWVMHEYRLDGDFSYRHACKEEWVICRIFHKNGEKKNPMFPCHAYLLESAAALSSSTTSNSLPPLLETTPTTLIECQSQAAMQAFQNPFQIHQPPESDLKSFVTSVVSQSNLLSSNEQPLQQHHQQHKPPPPPPISINTISIPSNNINPIANANSNTYTPSASSSSSSSLLPSILFNSLLSHQDSTVLLKQQQHQQQQCDVFKQFKAEASFTTHFEPAEANSDFMDMMKMQPNPPSYHQHPLSFEMECSSPPAPAAEVSVHDISTSIAFTKAGYQTMLDPHINIVHAHAHGESWPLDA, from the exons ATGATGGCAATGGAGCAAATCTTATCCGAGCTAAATGGCGAAGAGTTAAACGAGCAGGGATTGCCCCCAGGGTTTCGGTTCCACCCTACTGATGAGGAGCTTATCACATTTTACTTGGCTTCAAAGGTTTTCAAAGGCAGCTTCTGCGGGGTGGAGATTGCTGAGGTAGACCTCAATCGATGTGAGCCATGGGAGCTTCCAG ATGTTGCAAAGATGGGCGAGAGAGAATGGTACTTCTACAGTTTGCGTGACCGGAAGTACCCAACAGGGCTAAGAACAAATAGGGCCACCGGAGCTGGTTACTGGAAAGCCACCGGAAAAGACAGGGAAGTTTACAGTGCATCCAATGGATCCCTACTTGGGATGAAGAAGACGCTGGTGTTCTACAGAGGCAGAGCCCCGCGTGGAGAGAAAACCAAGTGGGTCATGCATGAGTACCGCTTAGACGGCGATTTCTCTTACCGGCATGCCTGCAAG GAAGAATGGGTTATTTGCAGAATATTTCACAAGAATGGGGAGAAGAAAAATCCAATGTTCCCGTGCCACGCTTATCTCCTGGAGTCTGCTGCTGCTTTATCATCGTCCACTACTTCCAACTCCTTGCCTCCGTTGCTCGAGACGACTCCAACAACACTAATAGAGTGTCAATCTCAAGCCGCAATGCAGGCTTTCCAAAACCCTTTTCAGATTCATCAGCCTCCTGAAAGCGACCTGAAGAGCTTCGTAACCTCAGTCGTGTCCCAATCCAACCTCCTTTCCTCGAACGAGCAGCCGTTGCAGCAGCATCATCAGCAACAcaaaccaccaccaccacccccTATCTCAATCAACACCATCTCCATACCCAGCAATAACATAAACCCCATTGCTAATGCCAACAGCAACACGTATACTCCGTccgcatcatcatcatcatcatcatcactgCTGCCATCGATTCTCTTCAACTCTCTCCTCTCACATCAAGATTCCACAGTACTACtaaagcagcagcagcatcaaCAACAACAGTGTGATGTCTTTAAACAGTTCAAAGCGGAGGCCAGCTTTACAACCCATTTCGAGCCCGCTGAGGCCAACTCAGACTTCATGGATATGATGAAGATGCAGCCAAACCCCCCCTCTTACCATCAACATCCCTTGTCTTTTGAAATGGAATGCAGTTCACCACCAGCCCCCGCTGCTGAGGTGTCTGTTCATGACATATCAACTTCAATCGCCTTCACCAAGGCCGGCTATCAGACAATGTTAGATCCTCACATCAACATCGTCCATGCCCATGCCCATGGAGAATCTTGGCCTTTAGATGCTTAA